A region of Brevundimonas sp. NIBR10 DNA encodes the following proteins:
- a CDS encoding Lrp/AsnC family transcriptional regulator: MMTAIFVFIKCELGHANDVAADMVDNVENVSEVYSTSGQYDLLAKFQLPKEMDIGTFVTKSVQTRPHIRDTFTVITFSPFLPTGK, from the coding sequence ATGATGACCGCCATCTTCGTCTTCATCAAATGCGAGCTGGGCCACGCCAACGACGTCGCCGCCGACATGGTGGACAATGTCGAGAACGTCTCGGAGGTCTATTCGACCTCGGGCCAGTACGACCTGCTGGCCAAGTTCCAGCTGCCGAAAGAGATGGACATCGGGACCTTCGTGACGAAATCGGTCCAGACCCGGCCGCATATCCGCGACACCTTCACCGTCATCACCTTCTCGCCCTTCCTGCCGACCGGGAAATAG